One genomic window of Moorella glycerini includes the following:
- the hcp gene encoding hydroxylamine reductase, whose amino-acid sequence MFCYQCEQTAGGTGCTRAGVCGKNEDIASLQDTILIGLKGIAAYAYHARELGARDEEVDAFMHEALFTTLTNVDFDLNRHIEMALKVGAVNLKVMELLDKAHVERFGAPVPTKVSTGTKQGPGILVTGHDLLDLYELLRQTEGTGINVYTHGEMLPAHAYPELKKFPHLVGNYGSAWQNQKKEFEEFPGAILGTTNCVLIPKESYRERMFTCGIAGLPGVTHIKNRDFTPVIEKAKALPPLEEKAGGELTTGFHHTAILSIAGQVIDAVKAGKIRHFFLVGGCDGARPGRNYYTEFVEKVPKDCVVLTLGCGKYRFNHLDLGDIGGIPRLLDIGQCNNAYSALQVALALAGAFNCSVNELPLSLVLSWFEQKAVAILLTLLHLGVQNIRIGPSLPAFLTPNVLKVLQENYNLKPITTPEQDLKEILG is encoded by the coding sequence ATGTTTTGTTACCAGTGCGAGCAGACAGCCGGCGGTACCGGCTGCACCAGGGCAGGCGTTTGCGGTAAGAACGAAGATATCGCCAGCCTGCAGGATACCATCCTCATCGGCCTTAAAGGTATTGCCGCCTATGCCTACCATGCCCGGGAACTGGGCGCCAGGGACGAAGAAGTAGACGCCTTTATGCATGAAGCTTTATTTACCACGCTAACCAACGTCGACTTTGATCTTAACCGTCATATAGAAATGGCCTTAAAAGTCGGGGCCGTGAACCTCAAGGTCATGGAATTATTGGATAAAGCCCATGTAGAGCGTTTTGGCGCCCCGGTCCCGACAAAAGTATCTACCGGCACTAAGCAAGGTCCGGGTATTCTCGTTACCGGCCACGACCTGCTGGACCTCTATGAACTCCTGCGGCAGACGGAAGGTACGGGGATTAACGTCTATACCCACGGGGAAATGCTGCCGGCCCATGCCTACCCGGAACTGAAGAAGTTCCCCCACCTGGTGGGCAACTATGGCTCGGCCTGGCAGAACCAGAAAAAAGAATTTGAAGAGTTCCCCGGCGCCATCCTGGGTACGACTAACTGCGTGTTGATCCCCAAGGAATCTTACCGGGAGCGCATGTTTACCTGCGGCATTGCCGGCCTGCCGGGAGTAACCCATATTAAAAACCGCGACTTTACCCCGGTAATAGAAAAGGCGAAAGCCCTGCCGCCCCTGGAGGAAAAGGCCGGCGGCGAGTTGACCACCGGTTTCCATCACACGGCTATCTTAAGCATAGCCGGCCAGGTGATCGATGCCGTCAAGGCCGGCAAGATCCGCCACTTCTTCCTGGTGGGCGGCTGCGACGGGGCCAGGCCGGGCCGCAATTACTACACCGAGTTTGTGGAGAAGGTGCCGAAAGACTGCGTGGTCCTGACCCTGGGCTGCGGCAAGTACCGCTTCAACCACCTCGACCTGGGCGATATTGGCGGCATCCCGCGCCTCCTCGATATAGGCCAGTGCAATAACGCCTATTCAGCCCTGCAGGTGGCCCTGGCCCTGGCCGGAGCCTTTAACTGCAGCGTCAACGAGCTGCCCCTGAGCCTGGTCCTGTCCTGGTTCGAGCAGAAGGCCGTGGCCATCCTGCTGACCCTGCTGCACCTGGGGGTTCAAAACATCCGCATCGGCCCCTCCCTGCCGGCCTTCCTGACGCCCAATGTGCTGAAGGTCCTGCAGGAAAACTACAACCTGAAGCCCATTACCACGCCGGAACAGGACCTGAAGGAAATCCTGGGCTAA
- a CDS encoding HD-GYP domain-containing protein, with the protein MDGNSPRPLGAGVDKLAESQNQMYNFHPATSQPLGSYHQPLPIEKPVGMTGAPDGPVGEIYQEAQEALSDVYHRCRLGNHLEVKDIQEIVADFLNRMQDNQDMFLQMAMLKDLDPYSSRHSLNVTVLATLLGSKLGLSQDELLVIGVGAMLHDVGKLEVPPAVLLKPGKLTAEEFAIIKRHPQAGYERLDGVVSEAVRRVARDHHERCNGSGYPKGLNREELSLAARCVAIADVYDAVTTDRCYRPRYLPHEGMELLMVESTMGNLDLELVRVFLQAIASYPVGTTVRLTTGEIARVIAQEPEVPMRPVVKVLQPRRRAGEIIRLLTNPSILIVEAEP; encoded by the coding sequence ATGGACGGAAATTCCCCCCGGCCATTGGGAGCTGGAGTAGATAAGCTGGCAGAAAGCCAAAACCAAATGTATAATTTTCACCCGGCAACCAGCCAGCCGTTGGGGAGTTATCATCAGCCGTTACCAATAGAGAAGCCGGTAGGGATGACGGGCGCACCCGACGGGCCGGTAGGGGAAATTTACCAGGAAGCCCAGGAAGCCCTGAGCGATGTCTACCACCGCTGCCGCCTGGGGAACCATCTTGAAGTAAAAGATATCCAGGAGATAGTGGCCGACTTTCTCAACCGGATGCAGGACAACCAGGACATGTTTTTGCAGATGGCCATGCTTAAGGACCTGGACCCCTATTCTTCGCGCCATTCCCTGAATGTAACTGTCCTGGCTACCCTCCTCGGTTCAAAATTAGGCCTCTCCCAGGATGAACTCCTGGTCATCGGCGTTGGCGCCATGCTCCACGACGTGGGCAAATTGGAAGTACCGCCGGCAGTTTTATTAAAGCCCGGCAAGCTAACTGCCGAGGAGTTTGCCATTATCAAGCGCCATCCCCAGGCCGGTTATGAGCGGCTGGACGGCGTGGTCAGCGAAGCGGTTCGCCGGGTGGCCCGGGATCACCATGAACGCTGTAACGGCAGTGGTTACCCCAAAGGATTAAACCGGGAAGAATTAAGCCTGGCCGCCCGGTGCGTCGCCATTGCCGATGTTTACGACGCCGTAACTACCGACCGCTGCTACCGGCCCAGGTATCTCCCCCATGAAGGCATGGAATTGTTAATGGTAGAAAGTACCATGGGCAACCTGGACCTGGAGCTGGTACGGGTCTTTTTGCAGGCCATTGCCAGTTACCCGGTGGGGACTACGGTACGGTTGACGACCGGTGAAATCGCCCGGGTAATAGCCCAGGAGCCGGAGGTACCCATGCGCCCGGTGGTCAAGGTGCTGCAGCCCCGGCGCCGGGCCGGTGAGATTATCCGCCTCCTGACCAATCCTTCTATCTTAATTGTCGAGGCTGAACCCTAG
- a CDS encoding DUF763 domain-containing protein, protein MRTGTASLPLHGGHCPPWLFERMKRLGPAILEVIVREYGPREVLRRLSDPHWFQAFGCVLGFDWHSSGLTTTLCGALKEGLRGREKDLGLVIAGGKGRTSRQTPHEIETAADRLALTSLQPGELVYASRMAAKVDNTALQDGYQLYHHIFIFTFDGSWAVVQQGMNEMTRLARRYHWLGEGVRDFTCEPHAAVCCDVRGEVLNMVAGEGEASRRVVTELARERPQKIVAEFNRILARELPHLSLPWRHDVPRASYLDKALLKVYAAQPRDFAAVLGVEGVGPKTVRALAMVAEVAYGAPASFRDPVCYSFSHGGKDGHPYPVDRRVYDHSIAVLERALAAARIGQTDKLQALKRLSTLSGR, encoded by the coding sequence ATGCGTACCGGTACGGCCAGCCTGCCCCTGCATGGCGGCCACTGCCCGCCCTGGCTTTTTGAACGCATGAAGCGCCTGGGGCCGGCCATCCTGGAGGTAATTGTCCGGGAATACGGCCCCCGGGAGGTTTTACGGCGCCTGAGTGATCCCCACTGGTTCCAGGCCTTTGGCTGTGTCCTGGGCTTTGACTGGCATTCCTCGGGCTTAACTACCACCCTCTGCGGCGCCCTTAAGGAGGGTTTACGCGGGCGGGAAAAGGACCTGGGCCTGGTGATTGCCGGGGGCAAGGGCCGCACTTCCCGCCAGACGCCCCATGAAATTGAAACGGCGGCCGATAGACTGGCCCTGACATCTTTACAACCCGGGGAGCTGGTCTACGCCAGCAGGATGGCCGCCAAGGTAGATAATACCGCCCTCCAGGACGGTTACCAGCTCTACCATCACATCTTTATCTTTACCTTTGACGGCAGCTGGGCCGTGGTCCAGCAGGGGATGAATGAAATGACGCGCCTGGCCCGCCGCTATCACTGGCTGGGCGAAGGGGTAAGGGACTTTACCTGCGAGCCCCATGCCGCCGTTTGCTGCGACGTACGGGGCGAAGTGTTGAATATGGTGGCCGGCGAAGGTGAGGCCTCCCGCCGGGTGGTGACGGAGCTGGCCCGGGAGCGGCCGCAAAAGATAGTAGCCGAGTTTAACCGCATCCTGGCAAGGGAGCTGCCCCACCTCTCCCTCCCCTGGCGCCATGACGTCCCGCGGGCCAGTTACCTTGATAAAGCCCTGCTCAAGGTGTATGCCGCCCAGCCGCGGGATTTTGCCGCCGTCCTGGGCGTGGAAGGCGTGGGCCCCAAAACCGTGCGCGCCCTGGCCATGGTGGCCGAGGTGGCCTACGGCGCGCCGGCCAGCTTCCGGGATCCCGTCTGCTACAGCTTCAGCCACGGCGGCAAGGACGGCCACCCCTACCCGGTGGACCGCCGGGTGTACGATCACTCCATCGCCGTTCTGGAGCGGGCCCTGGCTGCAGCCAGAATAGGCCAGACAGATAAGCTCCAGGCTTTAAAACGTTTGAGCACCTTGAGCGGGAGATGA
- the folK gene encoding 2-amino-4-hydroxy-6-hydroxymethyldihydropteridine diphosphokinase, whose translation MPVREKDWATAYLGLGSNLGDREGNLQRAVAILTATEGIEVERLSSWYETAPVGKTDQGWFLNGVAKIKTTMLPRELLLTVLAIEQRLGRVRRERWGPRNIDIDILLYDDLTVNEPDLAIPHPRLMERAFVLIPLAEIAPELILPDGRRAGVAAASPFPGQEVLPYRGNRC comes from the coding sequence ATGCCGGTTAGGGAAAAAGATTGGGCGACGGCTTACCTGGGTTTGGGCTCCAACCTGGGTGACCGGGAAGGGAATTTGCAGCGGGCCGTAGCTATACTTACGGCCACCGAAGGGATCGAGGTGGAACGCCTTTCTTCCTGGTATGAGACGGCCCCGGTGGGCAAGACCGACCAGGGATGGTTTTTAAACGGGGTGGCCAAAATCAAGACCACCATGCTGCCGCGGGAGTTGCTGTTGACTGTCCTGGCTATAGAGCAGCGCCTGGGCCGGGTGCGGCGGGAGCGCTGGGGACCCCGGAACATTGATATCGACATCTTGCTTTACGACGATTTAACAGTTAATGAACCGGACCTGGCCATTCCCCACCCCAGGCTGATGGAGCGGGCCTTCGTCCTGATACCCCTGGCCGAAATAGCCCCGGAGCTTATTTTACCCGACGGCCGGCGGGCAGGCGTGGCCGCTGCAAGTCCTTTTCCCGGGCAGGAAGTATTGCCTTACAGGGGTAACAGGTGTTAA
- a CDS encoding Rossmann-like and DUF2520 domain-containing protein codes for MRIGIIGAGAVGTGVGILLRRRGYTIAGVASRTLASARRAAARLACPAFEGAVDVARRADVVFITTSDQAIGQVAASVAAQGGFRPGQTVIHMSGSLTSAVLDPARQAGALALSLHPLQSCADADRAVANLPGSVFSLEGDREALPLGKRLVTELGGEYFLISPEAKPLYHAAACVASNYLVSLIDLSRRLMQAAGMEPEMAARALAPLIKGTLDNINEKGIPQALTGPIARGDFGTVRDHLKAMEATVPELGELYRALGRYTAGLAGRKGSIDARKVALFGQILAAKFEAASGRAGVRGKAGQ; via the coding sequence ATGCGAATAGGCATTATCGGTGCCGGGGCCGTCGGTACGGGGGTGGGCATATTATTGCGCCGGCGGGGATACACCATCGCCGGTGTAGCCAGCCGGACCCTTGCTTCAGCCCGGCGGGCGGCGGCAAGGCTGGCCTGCCCGGCTTTTGAGGGGGCGGTAGATGTGGCCCGGCGGGCCGATGTTGTCTTTATCACCACCAGCGATCAGGCCATCGGACAGGTGGCCGCCAGCGTAGCCGCTCAAGGGGGCTTTCGCCCCGGGCAAACGGTGATTCATATGAGCGGTTCCTTAACTTCAGCCGTCCTGGACCCGGCGCGGCAGGCCGGGGCCCTGGCCTTAAGCCTCCATCCCCTCCAGTCCTGTGCCGACGCCGACCGGGCGGTGGCCAACCTCCCCGGGTCGGTTTTCAGCCTGGAAGGCGATCGGGAAGCCCTGCCCCTGGGGAAACGCCTGGTGACCGAGCTGGGGGGCGAGTATTTCCTCATCAGCCCCGAGGCCAAACCCCTCTACCACGCGGCCGCCTGCGTCGCTTCCAACTACCTGGTCAGCCTCATAGATTTAAGTCGCCGGCTCATGCAGGCAGCCGGTATGGAACCGGAAATGGCGGCCCGGGCCCTGGCGCCTTTAATTAAAGGCACTTTAGATAATATTAATGAAAAGGGTATTCCCCAGGCCCTGACCGGCCCCATTGCCAGGGGCGACTTCGGTACGGTCAGGGACCACTTAAAGGCCATGGAGGCCACCGTACCCGAGCTGGGCGAGCTTTACCGCGCCCTGGGGCGCTACACGGCCGGCCTGGCCGGCCGCAAAGGGAGCATTGACGCCCGCAAGGTAGCCCTGTTCGGGCAAATCCTGGCTGCCAAATTTGAGGCAGCAAGCGGGAGGGCAGGAGTCAGGGGCAAAGCCGGCCAATGA